A stretch of DNA from Dehalobacterium formicoaceticum:
TTGCTGGGCAGTCACTGAAGAAACTGGCGGAACGGGTGCGGATATTAAAACTCTTGCTGTAAAAGACGGAGATGATTATGTTATCAACGGGGAAAAGTTTTTAATTTCCCACACAGACTGCTGCAATTATGCATATATTACCTGCCTTACCGATCCTAATGCCGATAAGGAGCACCGTCTTTCTACTTTCATGGTTCCCTGCGACACCCCGGGCTACGAGGTCACTCCCATGCCACACATGATGGGTTGCCGGGGTTCAGGACATACTGGCTTAAAGTTTACTGACATGAGAGTCAATAAAAAATACTTGCTCGGCAAAGAAGGTGATGGTCTTCACATTTCTATTCACTCCCTGTCTGTTTCCCGTGTCCATATCGCAGCCAGTAATTTGGGTATGGCTCAACGTATGTTGGAAATATCCTTAAAACGGGCCCATGATCGGGTTACCTTTGGCAAACCTATTATCGAACGACAAGCTATTCGGATGAAGATTGCTGATATGGCTACTTATACACATGCTCTGCGTACCATGGTATATGACTTTGCTAAGGACTACGAAAAAGATCCCAAGGGAGAATACATTGAAGAGAAAGCTGCTATGTGCAAACTTTTCAGTATCCATGTTACCAAATTGGTAAGTGATGAAATGCTGGAGATCTTTGGCGGTATTGGCTATTTCGAAGATTGTGAATATGGTCCCGTAGAGCGCCTTTACCGGGATGCTCGCGCAATGTGGTTAGAGGAAGGGACTCCAACCGTTCAACGTATTACTATTTCCCGTCAGACAATTAAACACGGTGGTGTCTTAGAGTACAACTCTTAATTTTAAGGAATCTATGGATATGCCAGAGGGCATCGGGTTGACGCCGGTGCCCTTTTTTAAGCAAGCCGTATCTGCAATCAGATCGGTTCCAAGATTCAGAGTGTACTGGGAGGGCTGAAAATTGGCAGGACAGGAATTTGGACACTTAAGAAGCAGGGCAGCTAGAAAACCCTGGCCGGAATGCCCGGAAATCCTGATCTACCGCTGTAATCAATGCGGTAAGCTTTACCAAGGGTTGGGCTATGATGTGCCACCTCAAGAACCTATCTGCTGTGCTGCCTCCATGGAACAGCTGAAGCCGCTGCATCTGAAGGATGTGGCGCCCGAGATTGATGTAGATTACAAGATTGTTGGTGGTTTCAACCAAAGTGCGGTGCAGGTGTTCTGGGAAACGAAACAGCCGGGGGAAAGACCTGAGTGGGTTTTACTTAAGACATTTACCGGTGGTTATATGAAGTATGTTAATTCAAAGAAGCAGCCACCTCTGATTTTTCCTTTATCCGATGAGGACGCTTATGTTTATTGCGACAGAATTATCTGTCAAGAGTGTGTATTTCGTTGCAAACGTGGTTTTATTATCTATTTTTATACTAAAACCAGAGGACTATTGGAAGTTCCCTTGGAAAAGATTGCGGACTTCTTTAAGTCAACCAAGGAGATTTGAGACAGTTCTCACAAATCAATAGAAGATATTTATAGAAATATTCAAAATACCGAACATTTATGAATTAGACCCTTATGTATAAAAAAAGCATACTGAAAGCAATCTAGAAGTTAAAAAATAACAAGGGAGGTAGTAGAGGAATCAATGGATAAATTAAAGGCCAAAACTTCTATTAGTTATAATTTAAGGAGGGACACAAATGGAACAAAAGATCGGCAATAAACGCTGGCTCGTCATCGCTTTACTTGTTATATGTTATACATTTATGTATTTTGGTCGTTCTGCAGTGTCAATCGCGGGTCCAGCAATGATGGAAAGCAATAACTGGAATGCGACACAGTTTGGTTTGGTATCAACTGCATTTTTTATAGGTTATGCAATGACGATGCTACCGGCTGGTGCGCTAGCTGATCGATTTGGTGCGACTAAGGTCATTGTGGCCGGAACATTATTTTGGTCGATATTTACATTTTTCAGCCCCTTTGGTGGTACGATAGGTGCTTTTATGTTCATCCGTGTCTTAGTTGGAATGGGTCAAGGAGTTACGTTACCATCAGCTTCTTCGCTGGTATCGAAATGGGTGCCCAAAAAAGAAGCCGGTTTAGCACAGGGATTGACACTGGTTGGTGTTCCTTTGGGAACGGCTTTAACGATGCTTGTCGGAGTTCAACTGATCAAGTACTTCAGCTGGCAAACAATTTTTTATTCATTTGCATTTCTAGGACCCATCTGGACGGTGATATGGCTGTTATTCGGTAAAGACAGGCCTGAATTAGATCCCAAGATCAGCAAGTCTGAATTGGATTATATCAAATCTGATCAGGGATCTAATCCTGGGGCCAGTCAAGGGGTGAGTTTATCTAATAATGATATTTTCAAGAACAAATCGGTGTGGGGTGCAACAATAGCTTACTTTTGCTACAACTATGTTTTTTACCTGCTTCTAACCTGGCTACCGACATATTTAGTACTGGGTCGTGGCTTTACTTTAGTGAAAAGTGGGTACTTTACCATGATTCCCTATATCGTTGCAATTTTCACGTACCCTTTGGGTGGTGTATTAGCTGACCTTGCTTCGAAAAAATACGGACAAAATGTTGGTCGGAAGATGTTTCCGATAATAGGTTTAGTTGTTGGTGGATGCGCTCTGTTTGTTGGGGCTCAGGCAAGCAGTGCAGGTATGGCCATCGTTTTAATCGCCGCGTCTATGGGTTTCCTAACCCTAACTCAGGGAGGTTTTTTCTCAATGCCGATTATCTTTGCTCCAAGAAATGCAGGCAAAATTGTTGGTTTATATGGGTTTATCGGCACATTTGCCGGAATTTCAGCACCACTTCTTACAGGTCTTGTTGTAGACTCCTACGGATATAATTACGCATTGTTTTTAGGAGCGGGGATGGCTTTGCTTGGAGCAGTATTCTTGTTGACCATCTGTAAGGTTAAGCCCATTGAACCCCAAATTTAAGGTTAAATTTTTAATAGGAAGGGGATTTTTAACTTGAAAGGTTTAGAAGGAATCAAGGTTGTCGAGTTAGCTTCTTTTATTGCAGCACCGGCAAGTCCAAGACTTCTCAGTGAATTAGGAGCGGAGATCATTAAGATCGAACCCTTTACCGGAGACGAACAACGCACCCAAGGCCCCGGTTACGGAATGCTGCGTGATGATATCGAAGACCCAGCATTTGATATGGGAGGGCTTAAAAAGAACTGGCTGAGTATCAACCTTAAAAATCCGAAGGGTTTAGAATTTACTTATAAACTCATAGAATCCGCGGATATCGTTGTTACGAACTTTCGAGATAAAGCTTTAGTTAAACTTGGTCTTGATTATGAGACAATTCACAAGAAATTCCCCCATGTCGTTTATGCACAAATGAGAGGCTATGGAGAAAGAGGACCGGAAAGGGATTCAAGGGGATATGACGCTACAGCTTATTCTGCCCGAGGTGGTATATTGATGTCCTTCCCGCAGCTTGGGGAGAGTCCTGTTAACGTCCCTGCAGCTTTTGGTGACTGGAATGCCAGTGCCTTTTTAACTGCCGGCATTTTAGCGGCATTGGTGAAAAAGCAGATGACCGGAGAAGGAGATAGAGTTGTAGTTAATCTCTATCATGTAGCTTGTTGGGGGATGCAGCATGCAATTGTCTCCCGACAGTCCGGAGCCCTATATCCGAGATCAAGGAAATTCGTACCTACTCCATCAAATAATTGCTATCAATCTAAAGATGGGGTATGGTTCCTGCTCTGCCATGCGGCTTATAACAAATTCTATGATGAAATGGCTAAAGTATTTGAAATTGAAGAACTCATCGGCAATGTGGACTATAACACTTTGGAAAAACTTACTGCCAATAAGACTAATGTATACGTTATTGAACTTTTTGAAAAGGCGTTTGCGAAGAAGACCTTTGCTGAGTGGGAAGAAATATTCAAACAATACGATATTCCTTTTCAAAAGGCTTTTACCGTCGATGATATCCTTAACGATGAAGAAGCCTATGCCAATGACATCCTAAGACGTGTGAAATATGACTCCTATGGTGACCGAGTTATTCCGACAAGTCCTATCAGAATGAGTAGTGTTGGTGATCCAGAGCTTTGGACATCTAAACCTATCGGCTATGATACACGTGAGTATCTTCAGAAATATGGCTATTCTGAAGAAGAAATCAATCATTTGATTGCAAATGGTGCGGTTAAAGCGTATAACGGTGAGAATCTAGAATTTGATAAATTAGAAAAAACATCTGCAAAAGAACCCATCGACTAAATTGCGCTATGTAATCCCAATAGGAAATTTAGGTTCGTGAAAGGAGCGTAAACACTTTGTCTGACGAGGGGTTTCAAGTCATTATAATTGGTGCAGGACCAGCAGGATCCGCAGCAGCTTATCGTCTGGCGAAGGCTGGTCGGGAGGTCTTGCTCGTTGATCGGGGCAAAACGCCGGGAGCAAAGAATATGACCGGCGGCCGGATTTATACTCATGCTTTGGAAAAGTTGATGCCCGGGAAATGGGCAGATGCACCACTTGAACGAGAAATAACACGGGAAATAATGATGATGATGTCGAAGGGAGACAGCTTTTCCATTGACTCATTGTTTCCGTCAGTGAGCCAATCATACTCGGTATTAAGAGCTGAATTTGATGAGTGGTTAGCGGCGAAGGTGGAAGAAGCCGGAGCAATGGTGATATCAGGCAGTACTGTTGATGGACTGCTCCTTAGGGATGGAAAAGTAGTAGGCATTAAAACAGGAGATGAGGAACTCGAGGCTGATTTAGTCATCAGTGGAGAAGGGGTAAACCCTATCGTCGCTGAGCGCGCCGGGCTGATTAAGCCAGTAAATGTAAAGGATATCGCTGTCGGGGTAAAATACGTCTATCAATTATCCGAGGAGACAATCAACGAACGGTTTAATACTGTGAGTGGAAAAGGTGCAGCGTTGTTAGCTGTTGGGGAGTGTAACAAGGGTATTTTTGGCGGAGCCTTTATTTACACAAATAAAGAAAGCATCTCACTTGGTCTTGTTGTTGACGCTAACAGTTGGAAAAATTCGAAAATATCCTTAGCTGATGCTGCTGAAGAGCTTAAACAGTTTCCCGCTTTAGCGCGGTATATCGAAGGAGGGAAGTTAATCGAATATTCTGCTCACCTCATTCCTGAAGGAGGATGTCGAGCTTTGTCTGAATTGTGTGCTGACGGTTTTCTCTTGACCGGGGATGCAGCAGGACTCTGTATCAATAGAGGATTTACGGTTCGGGGCATGGATTATGCGATTTTATCCGGAATAGCTGCAGCTGAAATGGCAAATGAGGCAATAGATGCTGGTAATTACACCAAGAGCTTTCTGAACAGCTATCAAAACAAACTCCAGCAAACGGTGTTGAAGGATTTTGAAACTCTTAAGAATTCACATGACTACCTTGCACATACACGGCACATGTTTACAACCTATCCGGCACTGGCAACGGGTTTAATGAAGAATTTGTATGATGTAGACGGGAATCCCGCTAAATCCGTAATGGGGTTAATGAAAAAAACAACCTCCGGGAAGCTCTCTTATTTCGATGTCCTTAAAGACATTGTGAAAGGGGGTAGATCATTATGAAAAAACTGTCAATGGATGATCGATTGCTGGCGAATCGCTTTGATAGTGATGATCACAACCCGCACATCCTAGTTGACAAGATAGCTTGTAAGACATGCGAACATCGGGCGTGCACTACCTGTTGCCCGGCGGAACGGTATATGTGGGATCAAATAAACGATAAATTAAACTTTGATCATGTAGGGTGTTTGGAATGTGGGAATTGTCGTCTAATTTGTGAGAGGCTCAATCAGAATATGCCGGGATATTCGTGGAACTATCCAGGTCAAGGCATGGGGATTGTCTACAGAAAAGGCTAGGGTTATTTTATAATAATTTGATATGTCATTATTAATGGGAGGATTTTATCATGGGACATATTCTTAATGAAGAACAATTGGGGTTAGTCGAATTGGCAAGAAATTTTGCTAATAAAGTTGTCAAGCCACACGTTAAAGAGTTTGATGAAAGCGGAGAATTCCCTTTAGAACTACTAAAACAGGCATTTGATATGGGTCTACACATGTTGGAGATTCCTGAGGAATTTGGCGGTGCAGGATTAAGTAATGTAACAAATGCAGTAGTATTTGAAGAATTAGCTAAGGTCGATGCAGGTTTCGCTATTTCCCTGGTTACAACCTTTGTGCCATTAAGGTCTGTTCTCCTATGTGGAAATGATCAACAGAAGCAATTATTCGCTGATATTATTTCCCCGGGGGCATTTGCCGGATTCTGTTTAACAGAACCTAATTCGGGATCAGATGTTGGCTCAATCCGTGGTACTGCTGTTAAAGATGGCGACGAGTATATTATCAATGCAAGCAAAACTTTCGTTACAAATGGTGAATTTGCCAGCGTATACGTTGTATTCGTTTCTACAGACAAGAGCAAAGGGTCAAAAGGATTATCGGCGTTTATCGTCGAAAGAGACCGCCCTGGAATCATGGTAGGTAAACACGAAGACAAAATGGGTCTCAGATTATCTAATACTTGCGATGTAGCCTTTACCAATGTAAGAGTACCTGCTAGTGCATTGATAGGTAACGAAGGTGATGGCTTTAAAATTTCCATGGCTACCTTAAACATTTCTCGTGCCTTCGTGGGCACTTTAGCAGTAGGGATTATGCAGTCCGCGATTGATGAATGTGTCAAGTATACGAAGGAAAGAAAACAATTTGGCAGACCGATTGCTGACTTTCAAGCAGTGCAAATGATCTTGGCTGATATGGAAATCCAATGTGAGGCCGCTCGTCAATTAGTCAATCATGCCATGGTGTTGATGGATGCTCATGATCCTTGTCTTCGAGAAGGATCGATTACAAAAACCTTCTGTGGTGATGCTGTAGTGAAAGTAACTACTGATGCGGTACAGCTTTTTGGCGGTTACGGCGTAAGTAAAGATTATCCTGTTGAAAAACTTATGAGGGATTCAAAGGTGTTCCAGATTTTTGAAGGAACCAATCAAATACAACGTATCACAATTGCAAGAGATATGTTGAAGTAGGGAGGGGTTTTAAATGGAGATTTTAGTTTGTGTTAAGCAAGTTCCGGATACGGCTGAGATTAAAATAGATCCGGAAACCAATACCTTAATCAGGGCCGGGGTACCGAGCATCGTGAATCCCTTTGACAAAAATGCCTTGGAAGCTGCAGTCCAGCTCAAAGAGGCACATGGGGGAACTGTTACTGTGGTAACCATGGGTCCCGAACAAGCGAAAGAAGCCTTAAAGGAATGTGTATCAGTAGGGGCGGATAGAGCAGTATTAGTAAGTGATCGCGCTTTTGGTGGTTCAGATACCTATGCTACCAGCTACATCTTGTCCCAAGCCATTAAGAAACTGGGGAATTTCGATTTGATCCTCTGTGGAAAGCAAGCTATTGACGGAGACACGGCTCAAGTAGGGCCGGCCATAGCTGAACATCTGGGACTTGCGCAAATGACCTATGCCGCCAAGATCCAGGTCAATGGCAAGAAGATCTCTATTAACCGGGAGACAGATGAAGGATATGAAGTTATTGAAGCAAGTCTTCCTGTAGTTTGTACAGTTGTTAAATCCATCAACGAGCCCAGATTTGCAACGATTAAGAGCAAAATGGCTGCAAATAAGGCCAAAATCGAAAAATTGACAACTGCAGAGCTTTCCGATCTTGATCCAACGAAAATTGGTTTAAAAGGCTCACCGACTCGAGTAAAGAAAACCTTCGTGCCCGTTAAGCGAGAGTCAGGAGTGAAGATCAAGGAAGAAACAGACAGAGATACTGCGCTTAAGTTAATCGAAAAGCTAGTCGAGGCTAAACTGGTCTAATGGAGGGTTAAGCAATGAGTGACTATAAAAATATTTGGGTTTTTATTGAAACAGCGAAGGGCGAAGCAAAAAATGTCGGTTTAGAGCTTCTAAATGAGGGGAAAAGACTCGCTCAAGTGAAACAGGAAAAAGTCGTTGCAGTCATAATTGGCAATAATAACGAGGCTGCTGCCCAAGTTGCCATCGCTTATGGAGCGGATCAGGTTATCAGTATCGAAGGCGAAGAATATCTAGACTTTAACGCCGATGGGTATACAAATGTCATGGTACAGTTGGTCGAGAAGTATCTTCCGTCAACGATCTTAGTAGGTGCCACTAATAATGGAAGGGACGTAGCATCAAGAACGGCCACTCGTTTACGGACAGGTCTAACGGCCGATTGCACAGGCTTAGACATTAATGAGGATGGGCTTGTTGCGTGGACCAGACCAGCCTTCGGTGGAAATCTTATGGCTACCATTTTGTGCCCTGCAACCAAACCGCAGATAGGAACGATTAGACCAGGCGTCTTTAAAAAGGCTGAACCTGATGCGTCTCGTACAGTAGAAATCATTAAAGAGGAAATCAAAACGCCGGTAGAAATGATCAGAACGAAAATTGTGGACACGATCAAAGCAGTTGGAGACTTAGGCGTCAAACTTGAAGAAGCAGAAGTCATCGTTTCTGGGGGGAGAGGATTAGAAAAACCGGAAAATTTTGCACTCCTTCAAGAACTGGCGGATGTCCTTGGGGGAACTGTGGGTGCTTCGAGAGTTGCTGTCGATGCGGGCTGGGTTCCGGTTCAAAAACAGGTCGGTCAAACGGGTAAAACGGTTGGGCCTAAAATTTATATTGCCGTTGGGATCTCGGGGGCAGTTCAACATTTGGTGGGAATGTCTTCATCAGATACTATCATCGCAATCAACATGGATCCGGATGCACCGATCTTTGACATAGCGGATTATGGTCTCGTTGGAGATTTATTTGAAATCATACCCGTTCTGATCGAGGAATTTAAGAAGCTTAAAGCAAGTTGAAATGGTTGTTTAGAAAGAGAGTGCCTCTATTATGAGTAGAACGCTGTTTCAAGTGAACTTATTCGGCAAAAGTCGAAAATCGGAGAACTTCGGTGGGGCTAGAATCCCCCACCGAAGAAATGTAGTGGAATTTCTGCCTACAGTAATAGGAGACTAACGGTTGGATTAAATGCGAAGGAGCAAAAATATGAAACCTAAGATTGGTAATAAACGTTGGTTGATCATAGGTCTATTTCTGCTGTGTTATTTAGTTTTGTATATGGATAGATCTAATATATCTATTTCAGGCCCGGCCATGATGAAAGAATTTGACTGGAGTGCAACTCAATTTGGTTTGGTGTTGACATCATTTTTTATAGGTTATGCATGTACGATGATCATGGGTGGTTGGTTAGCTGATCGTTTTGGTGGCGGTAAGGTCATTATTTTTGGAGCATTATGGTGGTCAATATTCGTATTTTTGACCCCCTTTGGTACCTCCCTGGGCCTGATGGTGATAATACGCATACTGATGGGTATGGGTGAAGGGGTGGCTTTACCGGCTATTTCATCTATGGTTGCCAGATGGGTACCTAAAAGGGAAGCCGGGTTGGCTCAGGGACTTTGTCTTGTCGGGGTTCCCCTGGGCATTACACTCACTATGCCGCTTGCAGCTCGGATTATAGAGTATCATAGTTGGCAAATGGTATTTTGGACATTTGCATTTATTGCCCCGGTTTGGATTTTGATTTGGTTAAAGTTTGGTAAGGAGAAACCGGAGGATCATCCTTCTATTAGTAAAGAAGAGCTTGCCTATATCAAATCAGGTCAAGGCGGTAAGGAGGAAATGCCGGATCAATCTTTAGACTTGACTCCCAAGGATATTTTTACGACCCGGTCGGTCTGGACAGGTGCCTTATCTTTTTTCTGTACCAACTATCTTTTCTACTTATTCATGACATGGTTACCCACTTACTTTATGAGGGGGCTTGGCCTCCAATTGGGGCAAAGCGCTCTATTTGCTATGATGCCCTATATTGTGGCTGTGTTCACATATCCGATCGGCGGTTATTTAGCGGATAAGGCTGCAGGCAAATTTGGAGATAACATCGGACGTAAGATATTCCCGGTTATCGGCATGGTTTCAGCCGGAGTCTTGCTAATATTGGGATCTCAAGCAGCGAATGCATTTAATGCTATGGTATTAATATCTGCTTCGAATGGCCTTTTATGCCTTACTATGGGTGGATACTACTCTATGCCGATGGTCTTTTCTCGAAAAAATGCTGGAAAAATAACTGGTCTATGGTCCACTTTTGCCACAATAGGCGGAGTGACGGCTCCCCTTCTTACCGGGGTAATCGTGGACGCTTATGGATATAATTTTGCCTTGTATCTAGGTGCTTTGATATCCATCGTAGGCTCTCTGATATTATTGTTGTTTGTTAGGGTTAAGGAAATTACACCTAAATGTGTATGAATAGACGCACATAGGTGATCGAAGAATTATTATAACCGATAAAGGGGTTGATAGGATGTCTTTGGAGATGATA
This window harbors:
- a CDS encoding acyl-CoA dehydrogenase family protein, whose product is MGKLNEHEFQAYLKQIRELTEGTFDAMQKDIEVTNVFPEEFYQLGIKNDLYRCSLPSEYGGWDLSETEILKIQEEFSRGPGGMRMHLHYAMDLNWRPLYDFGTEELKAELMPGFQDRSVFTCWAVTEETGGTGADIKTLAVKDGDDYVINGEKFLISHTDCCNYAYITCLTDPNADKEHRLSTFMVPCDTPGYEVTPMPHMMGCRGSGHTGLKFTDMRVNKKYLLGKEGDGLHISIHSLSVSRVHIAASNLGMAQRMLEISLKRAHDRVTFGKPIIERQAIRMKIADMATYTHALRTMVYDFAKDYEKDPKGEYIEEKAAMCKLFSIHVTKLVSDEMLEIFGGIGYFEDCEYGPVERLYRDARAMWLEEGTPTVQRITISRQTIKHGGVLEYNS
- a CDS encoding MFS transporter; this translates as MEQKIGNKRWLVIALLVICYTFMYFGRSAVSIAGPAMMESNNWNATQFGLVSTAFFIGYAMTMLPAGALADRFGATKVIVAGTLFWSIFTFFSPFGGTIGAFMFIRVLVGMGQGVTLPSASSLVSKWVPKKEAGLAQGLTLVGVPLGTALTMLVGVQLIKYFSWQTIFYSFAFLGPIWTVIWLLFGKDRPELDPKISKSELDYIKSDQGSNPGASQGVSLSNNDIFKNKSVWGATIAYFCYNYVFYLLLTWLPTYLVLGRGFTLVKSGYFTMIPYIVAIFTYPLGGVLADLASKKYGQNVGRKMFPIIGLVVGGCALFVGAQASSAGMAIVLIAASMGFLTLTQGGFFSMPIIFAPRNAGKIVGLYGFIGTFAGISAPLLTGLVVDSYGYNYALFLGAGMALLGAVFLLTICKVKPIEPQI
- a CDS encoding CaiB/BaiF CoA transferase family protein — encoded protein: MKGLEGIKVVELASFIAAPASPRLLSELGAEIIKIEPFTGDEQRTQGPGYGMLRDDIEDPAFDMGGLKKNWLSINLKNPKGLEFTYKLIESADIVVTNFRDKALVKLGLDYETIHKKFPHVVYAQMRGYGERGPERDSRGYDATAYSARGGILMSFPQLGESPVNVPAAFGDWNASAFLTAGILAALVKKQMTGEGDRVVVNLYHVACWGMQHAIVSRQSGALYPRSRKFVPTPSNNCYQSKDGVWFLLCHAAYNKFYDEMAKVFEIEELIGNVDYNTLEKLTANKTNVYVIELFEKAFAKKTFAEWEEIFKQYDIPFQKAFTVDDILNDEEAYANDILRRVKYDSYGDRVIPTSPIRMSSVGDPELWTSKPIGYDTREYLQKYGYSEEEINHLIANGAVKAYNGENLEFDKLEKTSAKEPID
- a CDS encoding FAD-dependent oxidoreductase, producing MSDEGFQVIIIGAGPAGSAAAYRLAKAGREVLLVDRGKTPGAKNMTGGRIYTHALEKLMPGKWADAPLEREITREIMMMMSKGDSFSIDSLFPSVSQSYSVLRAEFDEWLAAKVEEAGAMVISGSTVDGLLLRDGKVVGIKTGDEELEADLVISGEGVNPIVAERAGLIKPVNVKDIAVGVKYVYQLSEETINERFNTVSGKGAALLAVGECNKGIFGGAFIYTNKESISLGLVVDANSWKNSKISLADAAEELKQFPALARYIEGGKLIEYSAHLIPEGGCRALSELCADGFLLTGDAAGLCINRGFTVRGMDYAILSGIAAAEMANEAIDAGNYTKSFLNSYQNKLQQTVLKDFETLKNSHDYLAHTRHMFTTYPALATGLMKNLYDVDGNPAKSVMGLMKKTTSGKLSYFDVLKDIVKGGRSL
- a CDS encoding acyl-CoA dehydrogenase family protein, coding for MGHILNEEQLGLVELARNFANKVVKPHVKEFDESGEFPLELLKQAFDMGLHMLEIPEEFGGAGLSNVTNAVVFEELAKVDAGFAISLVTTFVPLRSVLLCGNDQQKQLFADIISPGAFAGFCLTEPNSGSDVGSIRGTAVKDGDEYIINASKTFVTNGEFASVYVVFVSTDKSKGSKGLSAFIVERDRPGIMVGKHEDKMGLRLSNTCDVAFTNVRVPASALIGNEGDGFKISMATLNISRAFVGTLAVGIMQSAIDECVKYTKERKQFGRPIADFQAVQMILADMEIQCEAARQLVNHAMVLMDAHDPCLREGSITKTFCGDAVVKVTTDAVQLFGGYGVSKDYPVEKLMRDSKVFQIFEGTNQIQRITIARDMLK
- a CDS encoding electron transfer flavoprotein subunit beta/FixA family protein — its product is MEILVCVKQVPDTAEIKIDPETNTLIRAGVPSIVNPFDKNALEAAVQLKEAHGGTVTVVTMGPEQAKEALKECVSVGADRAVLVSDRAFGGSDTYATSYILSQAIKKLGNFDLILCGKQAIDGDTAQVGPAIAEHLGLAQMTYAAKIQVNGKKISINRETDEGYEVIEASLPVVCTVVKSINEPRFATIKSKMAANKAKIEKLTTAELSDLDPTKIGLKGSPTRVKKTFVPVKRESGVKIKEETDRDTALKLIEKLVEAKLV
- a CDS encoding electron transfer flavoprotein subunit alpha/FixB family protein, with the translated sequence MSDYKNIWVFIETAKGEAKNVGLELLNEGKRLAQVKQEKVVAVIIGNNNEAAAQVAIAYGADQVISIEGEEYLDFNADGYTNVMVQLVEKYLPSTILVGATNNGRDVASRTATRLRTGLTADCTGLDINEDGLVAWTRPAFGGNLMATILCPATKPQIGTIRPGVFKKAEPDASRTVEIIKEEIKTPVEMIRTKIVDTIKAVGDLGVKLEEAEVIVSGGRGLEKPENFALLQELADVLGGTVGASRVAVDAGWVPVQKQVGQTGKTVGPKIYIAVGISGAVQHLVGMSSSDTIIAINMDPDAPIFDIADYGLVGDLFEIIPVLIEEFKKLKAS
- a CDS encoding MFS transporter translates to MKPKIGNKRWLIIGLFLLCYLVLYMDRSNISISGPAMMKEFDWSATQFGLVLTSFFIGYACTMIMGGWLADRFGGGKVIIFGALWWSIFVFLTPFGTSLGLMVIIRILMGMGEGVALPAISSMVARWVPKREAGLAQGLCLVGVPLGITLTMPLAARIIEYHSWQMVFWTFAFIAPVWILIWLKFGKEKPEDHPSISKEELAYIKSGQGGKEEMPDQSLDLTPKDIFTTRSVWTGALSFFCTNYLFYLFMTWLPTYFMRGLGLQLGQSALFAMMPYIVAVFTYPIGGYLADKAAGKFGDNIGRKIFPVIGMVSAGVLLILGSQAANAFNAMVLISASNGLLCLTMGGYYSMPMVFSRKNAGKITGLWSTFATIGGVTAPLLTGVIVDAYGYNFALYLGALISIVGSLILLLFVRVKEITPKCV